A region of the Microcystis aeruginosa FD4 genome:
TTTCCGTCTGATTCCGGGGTTAGAAAAGGCCGAATTTGTCCGCATGGGGGTGATGCACAAAAACACCTTTATCAATTCTCCCCAGTTATTATCCTCCAGTCTCCAGTTTAAATCGCGACCGACGCTATTAGCGGCAGGACAGTTAATCGGGACGGAAGGCTATACGGCTGCGGCTGCTGGGGGATGGTTAGCGGGAACTAATGCCGCTCGTTTAGCTTTAGGATTAGAAACGGTGACATTGCCGACCACAACGATGATGGGATCATTATTTGAGTTTATCAGCAGTGCCGAACCGAAACATTTTCAACCGATGCCGCCAAATTTTGGCATTTTGCCAAATTTTACCAGAAAAATCCGCAATAAACGGGAACGTTACGGTCAATATGCCGATCGCTCTTTGCAGGATTTAGAAGCATGGATGAATCAGCTAAAAACTCCCTGTCTCGTCTAACTGTCAATCGCTAAATCGATCGCCCATAATAGAGAAGGAACCTATTTCTTTCTCTATCGCTATGCCAAACCCCGATTTTTTCCCTCCCCAATCCTACAGTCAAGAGGATGTGCAGGAAATTCTCTATTTGGCTATCTCCCGTCAAGGGGATAAGGGAGAAATTACCCGTCAACAGTTGTTAGAAATTGCCGACGATTTAGCTATTGAAGTTAAAGACTTAGAAGCGGCGGAAAAGGACTGGCAAGAGTCAAAAATGCTCAGTTATAAGCGGCAAGAATTCGATCGCTTTCGTCGCGAGGAGCTAAAACATAAAACCGTTCGCTATCTGATTATTAATAGTTTTTTTCTTACGATTAATTTAATTGGTGCGGGAACAATTTCTTGGGCAATTTATATCTTTTTGCTGATGGGTTTACCTCTTTCTCTCTCGGCTTGGAAAACTTTTCAAAATCAAGGAATTGCCTACGAAGAAGCATTTCAACGCTGGAAAATTAAGGAGGAAATGAAAGAGTCTTTTACAAATCTTTGGACACAAATTAAAAAGTTTTTACAGTTTTAATACTGTTGCCAAATTAAGCCTTTTTTGTTTTTGTGAACCACAGAGACACAAAGGACACAAAGTTGAGCTTTGCACGACTACTTAGGGTCTGCTAAATAAATCTAAAAACCTTTTTGGGTAAGACTTTTAGTGTCCTGTTTTGCTCTCACAGGTGCAAGATTTTGAGAGAATCGTGCTTCAAAACCTTGCGTCTTCATCGGCCCGCGTCCTGTAGGGGCGAAGCATTCGGGCAATAACCTATCGGTGAAACCGGAGATTTTCTATCCGAATGCTTCGCCCGTACTTTTTCAGCAAGCCCTACTTAGGGTCTGCTAAATAAATCTAAAAACCTTTTTGGGTAAGACTTTTAGACTTTTGGCAAATCAAAAAGTACCAAATATGGGAGTGATTGGGGGGAAAATTCAGGTACTTTTTCCCTGAAAATTAGGTAATTGACCCCCTCAAAATCGCTAAAACCCCACACCCCACACCCCACACCCCACACCCTGCCTCCACCAACAAACTTT
Encoded here:
- a CDS encoding 2TM domain-containing protein, with product MPNPDFFPPQSYSQEDVQEILYLAISRQGDKGEITRQQLLEIADDLAIEVKDLEAAEKDWQESKMLSYKRQEFDRFRREELKHKTVRYLIINSFFLTINLIGAGTISWAIYIFLLMGLPLSLSAWKTFQNQGIAYEEAFQRWKIKEEMKESFTNLWTQIKKFLQF